The Cucurbita pepo subsp. pepo cultivar mu-cu-16 unplaced genomic scaffold, ASM280686v2 Cp4.1_scaffold001238, whole genome shotgun sequence genome includes the window CCTCACCTGCTTCCTCCCTGAACTTCCGGTAAATATCGCCCTTATAAAACTTCCATGTCCGAACCACCAAGATCAACGAAACAAACGCCCCTAAAACAGTAGCCGCCGTGATTATAAGAAACGCCTTTCTGTAACATTCCACTCCCAAGCAATTCAAATCCTCCCCAATATTTCGCCGCCGCCCCGCCGCCTCCATCTGCCGCGTTGCCTCTCTGTCGTACAAATGTCCGGCCACTCTCACGTTCAGTATATATGCTCCAATCGGGCTCGCCACTCCCCCCAAGTTGTACAGAGTTGCGTAGTATTTCAGCCCGAAAATTTCCGATATGATTGCGAAAATCAACGGCCACTGTGCGCCGAAGCAGAATCCGAtgataattgaagaaaaatagagcGAATTTGGAACTCCGAATGCGATTAGAAGATGACCGACGCAGGATAGAATCATTGTCACGAAGAAAATTAAGGGACGTGGGACTTTGTATTTTTTCCAGAGAAATTCCGACAAGAATCCGGCGACTACACGGCCGAGGTAATTCCATATGCTGACGAGAGAGATGAATGTGGTGGTGCTCTGAGATGGGTATCTCAAAGACTCTCCGATTTGACCCAAATTGTCGATCGCCGTCAATGTTCCACCGACGCCGCAGATGGTGGCGATGAAGAGAATTATCATATCTATACTGAAAACAGCTTGCGGAATTGTGTAGTCCTCTCCTCTGTTTGGGGGTTTGAATGTGTTTTCAAAGCAGGAACCCGACGGAGGACTCGGCGGCGCCGGTGGCGCCGCCGAGGTCAGTGGTGGCGGTTGTTGTTGAGATGCTAGCTCTAATTGTGAAAGTGGGCTTTCGATTTTAGTCTTCCAAACACTCAATTCCTCTCTGTAAACGATGGCCAGAGGAAGTAAAAGCAGAGCAATGACAACAATGGCACTTCCGGCGTATTccatttgatgaaatttcagGCGATTTTGCAGAATAATCAAAACCATTAACGACCCAGCAAGGCCAAGAGAAATATAAAGGATATGGAAGAAGACTCTGAGCTCATTCGGCTGCCGGAGATCCTTAATGAGTCGAACGAAACGGAGGAAAGTAACAGAGACGGCGGCCGGAAGCCAAGCGATTAAAAGGATGAGAGATTTGGAATTGTTGCCATAAAAGGCATGGTAAAGCTGGGTCAAAATGGCGCCGCTCAACCCGACGAAGCCCTTCAAAAGGCCCAAAACGCTGCCGCGACTTTCCGGGAAGTTTTTGACGCTAGTAACGAGAGCCCCTGTGTTAGCGAACGTCTGAGAATTAGCTCCGATACAAATGTAGAGACACATATGCCAGATTTGGGGCTTTGGGATCCGGCTAGTTACAGCCATCCAAATCATGGTATAGCCGAAGAGATTCATGACCGCGCCGATCAGGAGAACGACCCAAGGCGGCGCGACCTCGTTGATTAGACCGCCGATAACGCCGACGTTGCCGCCTAAATCCTTGAAGAAGCTAAGCAAATTAAGGGTGGTTTGGTCGTAGCCTAAGGAGGATTTGATGTCGGAGGAGTAGAGGCCGAACATGTAAGTTGCGCCGGAGACGGACATGATGAGAATTGAAGCGAAGACAGAGAACCACCGGCCGAGAAGGAACTGGTACCAGATGGGGTGGACGGTGGAGGGATTAGAGGCGGCCATGTTTTCCGGCGAGCAATTAGGAGGCTGTGTTCTTGAAGATGTAGTGTCAGTGGGTGAGAGTgtataaatacatatttaagGAGGTGGGGTTTCATTGAAATGGAGATTGGATTTTTATCTCTgttttttgctctgtttttgctGCTCTCTCTGCCACTTATCTTAGGTTGGATGGTTGGTTGGACAAGAAGGGGGGACCCACATGACGAACATTGCAATCGACCCAACACGATTAAATTGTAACCCTATCTTCTTGGAGTAAATATTTAGTATCACGATTTGGATTGTGTTGATCAGGTTGGTCGAGTTCACCCCTGAATGAACCGATTCTGAACTCAaccattaaataaatgacttattttttattgatacaGACAATTAACCTATTTTATCGAGTTGCAGTAACTATTTAGTGGTGTATAAACATCTCCCGGACTAatacattaatatattttcatatttggtGGTATATTCAAGTCCactcattatttcattttcctaGGAATaacttataatattatttatgtttcatttcattgtAACCATGTGCTTCATGCCCTTTTGTTTTGATTCATCCTTTCTGGTCCATAAACTTTTACccacttcttcttttgttttgttctgttcTAGATGAGAT containing:
- the LOC111786259 gene encoding protein NUCLEAR FUSION DEFECTIVE 4-like; amino-acid sequence: MAASNPSTVHPIWYQFLLGRWFSVFASILIMSVSGATYMFGLYSSDIKSSLGYDQTTLNLLSFFKDLGGNVGVIGGLINEVAPPWVVLLIGAVMNLFGYTMIWMAVTSRIPKPQIWHMCLYICIGANSQTFANTGALVTSVKNFPESRGSVLGLLKGFVGLSGAILTQLYHAFYGNNSKSLILLIAWLPAAVSVTFLRFVRLIKDLRQPNELRVFFHILYISLGLAGSLMVLIILQNRLKFHQMEYAGSAIVVIALLLLPLAIVYREELSVWKTKIESPLSQLELASQQQPPPLTSAAPPAPPSPPSGSCFENTFKPPNRGEDYTIPQAVFSIDMIILFIATICGVGGTLTAIDNLGQIGESLRYPSQSTTTFISLVSIWNYLGRVVAGFLSEFLWKKYKVPRPLIFFVTMILSCVGHLLIAFGVPNSLYFSSIIIGFCFGAQWPLIFAIISEIFGLKYYATLYNLGGVASPIGAYILNVRVAGHLYDREATRQMEAAGRRRNIGEDLNCLGVECYRKAFLIITAATVLGAFVSLILVVRTWKFYKGDIYRKFREEA